A window of Cloacibacillus sp. genomic DNA:
CAAAAACATGGGGGCTAGACAACAGCCTCACATTAGACAGCTTCACCTACGTCTTCACGCACGGGCGCAAAGCGATGATAGACACACTGATAATAGCCTGCGTAGCGACGCCGATAGGCGGCTTTCTCGCAGTCTGCATAGCATACGTCACACAGAGAAAGAACTTCGCGGGGCGCGCGCTCATGGAGGTCGTCTCCCTGCTCAACTTCGCGCTGCCGGGGACGGTCGTAGGCATCGCCTACATCATCGCCTTCAACAGCGGCCCCATCGTGCTGACTGGCACCATGTCCATACTTGTCGCGGCCTACGTCTTCCGCTACGACTCGGCCGGCATCCGCTCCGTCATCGCCTCGCTGCAGCAGATAGACCCGTCGCTTGAAGAGGCCTCTCTCTCGCTCGGCGCCACCTCCGTCGGCACCTTCAGGAACGTCACGCTGCCGCTTGTCATACCGGCGCTCATAGCCGGCATGAAATATTTGTTCATACACTCAATGACCGCCATCAGCGCCACAATATTCCTCGTCTCCGTAAGCTGGTCGCTGCTGACGGCGCGCATACTGGAGTGCATGACGGAGCTGCAGTTCGGCAACGCCTGCGCCTTCTCCGTGGTGCTCATACTGCTCGTCTTTGGCTTCAACGGGATGATGACGCTCGCGATACGCGCAGCTGGATTCAATTACAGGGGACAGGGAGGAAACAAATAATGTCTGTAGAACTTTATTTAAAAAACATAACGAAAACATTCATAAAGGACGGCAAAAAATTTGACGCCGTTGAAAAGGTCGACCTTCACGTGAAAGGCGGAGAGCTAGTCACATTCCTCGGCCCCTCCGGCTGCGGCAAAACTACTACGCTGCGCATGGTGGCCGGCTTTGAGACGCCGACGTCGGGACAGATACTGATCGACGGCGAAGACGTAACAAACGTCATGGTCAATCAGCGGCAGATAGGGTTCGTCTTTCAGAACTACGCCCTCTTCCCTCACATGACGGTCGGCGACAACGTAGCCTACGGGCTGAAAATGCGCGGCGAAAGCCCGCGGGACATGACGCCGAAAATAGGCGAAGCGCTTGAGATGGTGGGGCTTTCCGGCACAGAAAAGCGCTACCCCAACCAGCTCTCCGGCGGGGAACAGCAGCGCGTAGCGCTCGCGCGCGTGCTCGTCATGCGCCCCAAGGTGCTTTTGATGGACGAACCGCTCTCAAACCTCGACGCGAAGCTGCGCCTGCACATGAGAAGCGAGATACGCAGCATACAAAAACAACTGGACATCACCTGCCTCTACGTCACGCACGACCAGAAAGAGGCGCTTACGATGGCCGACCGCATCATGGTCATGCACCGCGGCCGCGTAGAACAGATAGGCGACCCGTTTGACATCTACACGCACCCGCGCAGCCTCTTCGTAGCGGACTTCATCGGCCAGGCGAACGTCATAGGCGGGACGCTTGAGTCAAAAACATCGGCGGAACAGGGCGTCATAAACATAGACGACGCGCGCTTTCCCGTAAAACTGCTGCCCGACGCGGACTACACGGGCTGCGGCAAACTTTCCCTCATCCTGCGCCCCGAAGCTGTGACGCTTGAAAAAGAAGGCCGCGGCCTGCTTTCGGGAACTGTGACCAGCTCCGTCTTCAGCGGCGACAGAATGGAATACATGATAGATTTCAAAAACGGCGACAGGCTCTCCGTAATGGAAAACTTCTATCCGGGCGCTGCGCGCTACGAATGCGGCGACGCCGTCGGCGTCAGCTTCAACTCAGAACTGACGGTGGCGCTGCCCGGAGAGAAAAAACCGACGGACGACTAGCGCGCCTCCGGGGACTTTGCGCCCATAGAATTGTAGCGCGCGTAAAGCGCGTCAAGCGTTTCGCTCCACGGCCGGTAGGCGTTGTTTTCACGCATGAG
This region includes:
- a CDS encoding ABC transporter ATP-binding protein, translating into MSVELYLKNITKTFIKDGKKFDAVEKVDLHVKGGELVTFLGPSGCGKTTTLRMVAGFETPTSGQILIDGEDVTNVMVNQRQIGFVFQNYALFPHMTVGDNVAYGLKMRGESPRDMTPKIGEALEMVGLSGTEKRYPNQLSGGEQQRVALARVLVMRPKVLLMDEPLSNLDAKLRLHMRSEIRSIQKQLDITCLYVTHDQKEALTMADRIMVMHRGRVEQIGDPFDIYTHPRSLFVADFIGQANVIGGTLESKTSAEQGVINIDDARFPVKLLPDADYTGCGKLSLILRPEAVTLEKEGRGLLSGTVTSSVFSGDRMEYMIDFKNGDRLSVMENFYPGAARYECGDAVGVSFNSELTVALPGEKKPTDD